GCAATTGGAACAGTTCCAGAAAGGGTCAAGAAACACAGCCAAACCCCCTCCACAGAGAATACTCTAGGAGAGGCAGGACTAGTCCCAGATCATAGAGTTGTGTGGACCCAGGTCACAAAGCCATCTTAGAACCCAGATCTCCTACCTACCCACCACTGCTCAGCCCACTCATTCATCTGTTGGAGGCTCCACAGGCCTTCAAGACCCCAAATAATGATTCTTTGTAAGAAATTATATATTAAGTTTAATCCCTGTGGATTTTCTTAGAGATAGGGGATAGGCTTTCCttatcttcctttctctttaaaatctCCTCACAGGGTACCAAGTCCTCTCCCCTCAGTCACTTCCCATAACCCTTCTCAAAGAGAGCCCTGATCTAGACCTCAGGAGAAATTTCTAGCGTCCTGTACATACCCCTTCACTAAATGTGATCAAAGCAGTGGTGTGGGGCCTTTAACTCACACTACACCATGCCAAAACGCTGGCTATTACTTTCAAAACTCAGGGCCCGCACCTGACCAgcacccgccccaccccacccctcactgTGCGGGGCACACCTTGGCAACCAGACTGCTGTGTCCCGGAGGCGGGTTCCACCCAGGCTGAAAATCTCCGTGATCTAGGGAAGAATTAACATCAGGGTCAACACAGCCGCTGGGCTAAAGCAGAGTCAGGGCAGGGTGAGGTGTCCCCCAGCACTGACCACGGGCGTgccagcccctcctgcctcctcctctgggGCCAAGTCAGAGGCAGAGTCATCCTTGTTCTCCTCCTTGTCCTCCTCAGGGTCAGGTGGCTCTTGCTTCACAGCTGGAAGGCCTGGATCTACTGTCTGGGAGAGGTGGGAAATGGACAGCTGTCAGAAGAACAGAGCTGGCCTGAAGAAAGTGTTCCTATCAGCCAACCTGTCACTGTGCTGACAATCCCACTTTTGTCACACCTGAGCGCTGAAAAACCATCTCTCTGCCTACAAACCTTTCCCACTCCTCTTAGACTTCCATTTTCTGTAAGCTGGGCAGCAAAGCAGGCAAAACTAGTTGCCTGAGGAGGGTGCGGCATCTATCAGACAGGCGGGATAATTCTGTGAGAGGCTGTAATCAGCATGCCTGTTACTTTGCTCAAAGAACCACCATCATGGCTCCCCATCATTCTGCTCACAGACCACCCATCACTGGCCCCCACCTTGCTGGGGCAGCCCGGCAGCAATACAGGAGAAGTCAGGATGGCTGTGCCCGGTGTCCAGTCTTCCTGGGCATCCGCCTTCTCTTGCTTCACCTGGGGTAAGGCCACAACCCAACTCAGGCCAGGGCACTGGGCCTCCTGTGTGAAGGAGGATTGCAGCAGACTTGGTCCCAGCTTCCTGGCACGAGGCTGGGTGGGGTTGAGAAAGGCAGGATACCATGGGATCCTCACCTGCAACAAAGCTTCTGTGGAAGCTGGAGCTGGGCCAGGCACCTGCACAGGACTGCTTGCACCCTCCCGTAAGAACACAAGGTCAGTGCCAGGTGGGGGCAGCACAAAGCCACCGCCCGTTTCCTGCTTCATTGAAGTCTGGGTATGGTCTCGTCgggctgtaggtgtggccaaggGAGGCTTCAAGGTCTGACCCAGACGAGGCCTTCGAGCAGAGCCAGGCCTTTTTCGACGAGGGTAAGGTGGGGGCGGCTCTGACCCATCCTCAGACCCTGCCCAGACACTTGGCAGCAGCCGCTTCTGTGAAGAGAGATGAGGTGTTATGGCCATCTGGTACAATGACCAATCACACTACCCTGCCCCAATCAATATGCCGGCAAATCCCATTAGTCCCAGCACAGAATCTGCTTATATGTGAGGCCCTCATCATCGAGCCTGTTAATAAGTCCATTGTCCCCCAGATTCTTCATTTACCCCAGCCTAATGTCTGCAAATCTTAGCCAAACCCATTGCCCCACTCACTGCTTTAAAGCTGCAGGCCCCATCTGGCCTGTTCCCATCCCCCTACCagtcctgcccacccctcccaggCACTGGAAGACCTGGCTGTATTCATCCCACCCACATGACCCTTCCTGCTGCACCCACCATAGCAAACTGCAGGCATTGGCGCCAACGACATTTCTGGCGCTTCTGGTTGCTGCCCCCAAATTTGGGCTTGTCACAGCAGAAGTCACAGTGGCCACAGTCCATCCGCCGCAGGCAGGCTGTACAGGCCCCACACTTGCGATTCTGCCGGCGGTTCGTATAAGGCTGCTGGGGAACAGGGAGATGGTGGGTGCTGCCACTAGGACAATTACAATGTTCTTGTCACTCCTCCACTAGCCCCACTGGAGGGAACTGGTGGCACATTAGTCTTAGCCTGACTCCCCACTAGTCCAATAGTGGGCACCATCACTGCACCAGATGGCCCTCAGTACCATGAGGACTGTGGCTGCTCCAGTACAGTATCCATCATTCATTCTACCTGCTAGTCCCCTACTAGTCACCAAGACAATATCTCTGATGCCTGCTTCCGGCAGGATTTTGCTGACATTCTGTTAGCTCACATCATTGTGCCTGCAATGTGTGCTCATTCTACATGAACTTGAGTCACTGTATCAGCTTTTCCTTTATTAGCCCTGCCAGAGTGTTGGTTCACCTGACATTAGGTACTATCACTACACCTACTGATCCCATATTAGTTCCTCCCCCATTGTCTGCTCCTCCCATACTGGTATCCATCACTGTGCCTTACTATTCCCTTATTAGGCCCATTGCAACATCTGTGTCTTTGGCGTTAACCAAATGCCCTGGAGTCTAGGCTTGTCCAGGTAGGGTGAAGCCACTCACTAGCTCGTCCTCGTCTACACAGTAATAGATGAATTCGGCACGTGGCGAGGGGGCCAGGGTTCTGGGGTGCTGCAGAAGCAAATGGGGTGGGGTCAGGGCAGGTACTGGGTCGGGTTACAGTTGTGCCTTCCCCATGCCTACTAGGGCCTCACCAGCTCTGGAGACTCTGGAGGCTGTGACGGGAGAAGCGGAGGCAGTGGCTGTGCTCGGGACCGCCGCCGTGGAGCTACCTTGGAGTCACAGCCTCCCCTGCGGCGGCCATGTTTACcctaagagaaaacagaaaggataGTTTAGGCTTGGCAGCACCAGGCAGACACAGGACTACCTTTCTTCCCCAAGATGTGCAGAAAAAGCATGCGTGTGGGACAGGCAGGCagagtgtgtgtggtggggggggcacTCACAGCAGGGGGAGCCACAGCTAGGGAAGGGCGTCGTTGACATCGCTGATGGTGGCGACGGAGGCGATGGGCAAGGTGCTGGCAGACAGGGGCAGGTAGGTGGGGCCAGAGAGGTGAGCACaggtgggagaaaaaagaagacatgagGTTGGCAAGTCCAAGTTGGAAGAAAGTAGCAGCGGCAGCAGCTTTAACAGCAGAATGAGCTCTGCCCCAGCCCACCAACACTGGCCCCTCCAGCCTGACTCACCCGTAAGCAACGCCGCTGGACGCACTTCCACTGGCGCCTGAGACCAGGGCGGGGAGGGCGAAGGCAGACTCGACAACGCCCACAGTCCTCTCGGGTCTGACAGCCCCGGCATACTCCACATCCTCGGCTCTGTAGGGGGAGCCAGAGATATGATGCATGGGGCCAGGACTATGAGGACCAGGAGCTCAGGTGAGCCTTGGGCCCACCCCACCTGCCCAACTCACCCTTTCCACAATCCGGAGGCACCGTCTTTGCTCACACTTGCAGAACAGCCCCGATGCCACGTCATGGGGCAACTGCAGAAGGCAGGTGGAGCAGGCCCCACAGTCTTCTGTTACCTGGCAGGCTGTGCACTCCCCACAGCCCACACGCTGCCGGGAATGGGTGGGGCAAGGTCACAGGTCCACGCAGACTGGCTCTGGGAGCACTGCCTCTCACGTGTCTGCTGACTCCATATTAGCCCCCATCACCATGTCTGCTAATCATTTGCCTCCTCACTGTCTGAAAATTACTGATTAGCCACCATCACTGAGGCTGTAACAATGTCTACTGTTTCCCTGTATCCACTGACAGCCCATTCACTCCCTTTAGTCAGCTTACTTCAGCTTGCTACCCACAAAATGACCCTGACACCCTGTGGATTCATCACTGCTCCTTCAGACCCTCACCAGCCCCCATCACATCCTGCTCCCACCGCACACCTGTGAGGAGGAGGCAGGTCGTGCTTACCTTAAACATCCTCTGCTCCCGGTTGAAAGcaattctctgtgcttcagggagggagagagtagAAGAGAAATGTAAAGGGAGCATCAGATATCTGACCTCACCACTGCCTCTGCCCTAACATCtaccattcaacctctagccagacACCCGTTTCCTAACCTTAGAGCTCCAGGCCTGCTCCAGCTCTACCTCCCAGTGCCCCAGGGGCCACTCACCTCGGCAGTCCTTGCACAAAGTCTTGAGCCTCTGCCTTCGGGTACCATCCCCTGAGAAGCTGATTCCACAGTTCTCACAGCACCTAGGATGGAAGACATGGGTGTGGGGCCCTGAATGTACCCCCAAACACAACCCTCATGGATTTGGCTCACTAGACCAACACTCACCCAGGTGCAGGAAGTGAAGCTGGGGCTGGGTTAGCGTCAGCCTTGGTCTCATCCCTTGGGGTCTCCTTCCTGACCTCACTCTTTTGGGGGCCAACCTGACGTTTCCGAGCCTTGGCTGGCTTTGAAGGCTTCTTCCGCTTCCTGCTGGGGACAGCCAAGGAATGGGCCTGGAGATAAGAGCAAGGGCAGGAAGAACACATGTCAGTGGGTGGGTATTAGGTGGCTCAGCCACCCCAGCCTGGGTACCGCACAGTGTCTTGTACCTTGGGGGCTGGATAGCACAAGATGCCTTGTTTGAAGTCAAAGAGAGAGAGGTCGCACGCAGGGCCCAGGTATCGGGTGAGCTCAACTTTGCTTCGGATCCTGTCTCCTGTGGGGCTGAGGGTAGCGAGGATGGGTTGGTACCCAGGTGGAGCCACTGCCACTCCACCCACTCAACCCTCCCACTGGGCTGGTGAATAGGTCTGCAGAGCTGGTGGAATACAGGAGGCAGACTGAGATGAGCCTATGAGCCCCATCCAGGCCCTACCCCAAATAACCCTAAACAGTAGGAATAAAAAAGGTGTATAAATATCAGCATGTGTACAAACATTAATGAATAACATAAACATATAGGAGCAGATATGCACCTATTTATAACATGTGCTACTAGTGGTATTCCATGtaagtgaaaataaacacaaacaggaacacaaatatattaaataatatgtaaCTGTGTTAGCATTACATACTAAATACGTAAACAAAGAAAGCTTAtgtaagaaacaaacaaatgttttaaacagctggcccttgaacaacacaggtttgaattacacgggtccacttatacatggatttttttcaataaatatattggaaaattCTTTTTGGAGATTTGTGATGAACCATGTAGcctagaaatattgaaaaaattaagataaagttAGGTATGTCATAAATGcataaaagtctattttatcatttactaccataaaatatacctaaatctatcataaaaagttaaaatttttcaaaacgTATGGACACAAATACTTAAAGACTACATGGCACCATTCAGTCAagagaaatgtaaacaaacataaaaatgcaGTATTACATCATAACTGCATAAAATTAACTGTAGTACATGTCGTACCACTGTAATCATCCCATAGCTACCTCCTGTTGCTATTGAAGTGAGTTCAAGTGTTGCGAGAATCTGCTTAAAATGCCACAGAAGGCAAATCATCTCCAAGTAAGCAGTTTGTTTCTCCAGTAAATTGCGCATCACAGTAGAAAGTGACCCCTTGCAGTCCTTGCGTCATTTTCATCATCTTTATTGCAATACTGTAAGCCTTGAATAATACCATGGGAACCACACAAAGTGTGGCTATGGATGCTAGAAATGCtcccaagaaggaaagaaaagtcatgACATTACAAGAAAAAGTTGAATTGCTTGATATGTACCGTAGATTGAGGTCTGCAGCTGTGGTTGCCCGCCAATTCAAGATTAATGAATCCAGCGTAAGgactattgtaaaaaaaaaaaaggaaattcatgaaGCTGTCACTGCAGCTACGCCAGCAGGCGTGAAAACGCACTTTTTGCAATATACCTTTTAATCTTGTACTGAAAATGCAACTTTAATGTGGGTGCAGGATTGCTATAAGAAAGCCATACCTATACAATTTCAACAGGATTCCAGACAAAGTCGTTATATGACAACTTAAAGCCACAGGAAGGTGAAGGCTCTAAAGCTGAAGAATTTAATACCAGCAAAGGATGGTTTGATAATTTTACAAAGAGGTTTGGCTTAGAAAAtatcaagataaagaaaaagtaCCTCTGTTAACCAAGAGGCAGCAGACAAGTTCCCAGATGCCATTAAGAAAATCATTGAGGAGAAAGGATATTTGCCCGAATAGGTTTTTAATGCAAACAAAAGTGccacattggggggggggggggaaatactGCAAAGGATACCTGGATATTTGTAAGGAAGAGAAGTGAGCAACAGGATTTGAAGCAGGAAGAGATAGGCTAACTCTACTGTTTTGTGCAAATGCAGTCAAGTTCATGATCAGGACTGTCCTTATCTATAAAACTGATAACCCTTGAGCCTTAGAGGGAATAGATAAACACCAGCTGCCAGTCTTTCATTGTACAAGAAGGCCTGGACAGTAAGAACCCTTTTTCTGGATTGGTTCCATCAATGCTATATCCCTGAAGTCAAGAAGAACTTTAAAAGTCagcttttaaagttcttttggaCAATGTCCCTGGACATCCAGAGTACCATGAGTTCAATACCAAAGGCAATGAAATAGTCTATATGCCCTCAAACATTCAGCCTCTAGATTGGGTGGTCACAAGGAACTTTAAGGCTCTTTACACATGGCACTCAATGAAAAGAATTGTCAACACTATGGAAAAGAACTCTGATAAAGGGAACATCATGAATGTCATCAAGCCCAAAACAGTAAATTCCTGCTGGAGAAAACTATGTCCAGATGTTGTGCATGACTTCATGGGATTTATGACCAAGTCAATCAAGGAAATCATGAAAGAGATTACAGATTCAGCaaaaagaagggaggggatgAAGGGTTTCAAGAAATGGATCTTGGATTCAAGAGCTAAGAGACACCACACCAGAGGAACTAACACTAGATGATTTGATGGAGATAAATGCTGCTGAACCAGTACCAGATGATGAGGaagaagatgaaggaaaaatagTGCCAGAAAAAACTGACATGAGACAATCTAGCGGAAggatttgatttcttttacaaCATGGACCCTTCTATGATATACACTGAAACTAAAGCAAATGGTAGAAGAAAGATTGGTACAGTATCTTTTGGagaaatcaaaaagcaaaaaaagtcaaatagaaaTTATGATGTATTTCTGTAAGGTTATACCAAATGCGCTTGCCtctcctcctcacctcctcctcctcctcctgcctctgccacccctCCTCAGCAAGACCatatccctcccttcctcctcctcctcagcctacTCAACATGAAGACAACAAAGATGAAGACCTTTATGATGATCCACTTCCACTTAATGAATAGTAAATAATCATCAGGCTgtacagttaatatttatttatcgTGTTTGCATGTATCTTCATGTGAAAAATCTAACAACTCTACAGCAAGAACTGTATGAGATGTTTTTGTGTCATCATCATCATGTATTCATCTGTGCAAGACTTGAAGTGGATAGCTTATCCTTTTAGAGGCATGAGGTGAgtaatatttaatacaaaattaatgtattagTTTTCTTACTGTCttataactttgttttcaaagaattacattacCATACAGTATGCTTCTCTCTCTGGTAATTAGAGAAACTGCCTATCATCACAGGTAAGTGGTATTGTTAAAAATGTAACAATGTTTCCAATACTGTATTATGAACAGGATTACAACATTatatgccataaaaaaaattataaaaattcattcattagcAGCTCAACATTAGGCTACTACTAATTAAGTTTTTAAGGAGTCAAAAATTATACGTGGATTTTCCACTGCACAGGGGAATGGCACCCCAGATCCcagcattgttcaagggtcaactgtatacaaACAAGCATACATGTAAATGTACATACAAAtacatttgtaaataaataaaggcaactACATACAATACAAAGTATAAATAACTGATGTCAGGAGACAATATTCCACAGGTCTCTAGCATTTCTGCATGCCCTTAGAAGAGCAGTACTGACAATCCTTTGTTATGAACTATCCTTTCAAGGATGTGTGTACAGTATCAGCCTTGGAAGATAAGATATAGGGTGTCCTTCCAAAGCAAATGGAAGGCACCCTTACCGTCCTAACATTATAGAAGATGAGATTCCTTAAGCTCTGGGTTCCTTTCCAACAACACAACCCAGGGCATGGGCAGGTGCTAATCAGACATCTTCACGTTACCCTGTGGGAATTGGCATTTGAGGAACTGGCACAATAATGATGACATACTGGATACTGCTATTGCTGTGAGTAATAAActgtctttcatttctgatgGAGTCTCATGTCTCCTACCAGCATCCACAAAACTGCAACCTATTCACTTGTTATCTTGCCCTAATAAGGTAAAATCTCTGATCCTTTTCAGTTCTTGATCATTGCACTTATATTtacaaatttggaaagttttatacaaattataaatatgtgaataagCATATAACTAACTATAAATAAATGTAACTGTATTTACAACTTTATTTCTCCAGGTTTCCCCAGCAACTTATATACAAAGAAGTTCAGAAAATGTAATAACTCTACCAATAATATATTCTAAAAGATCTTAAACCTTTAAATGTAGCTTGTTTATAAACATGCATGTACCTGTATTTATAGTCAATTCTCATTATTCACAGTAATTCTGTCCTATAAAATCATCTTGAACACTGAATTAGTGAGTACAGAACTAATACACCTAGTGGAACTACAGGTTAGGGTCCTTCAAGCCTCTGGTCACATTTTTGTCAATTGATCAGTATATAACCTTGTTTATACTGTGTATTTATGTTTAAAGACACTCTGCTTAATATATTATTCTTACAAATAATTAATTGCATGGCCTCTGAATGACATAAAACCAGGAGCTTTGGAAGTCATCTGTGTTATATAGGTTCCTTTGTCAATGTCCTTGTAAAACAAGCTAATCTCATCAGCATTGAAAAGCTAGCTACCCTTCTAGATAACCCTTTATCCATATAACACTTAAcaggtgtttttaaaattcttccagaCTTTGATCTGCAGAACCTGACTCCCTTGCAAATTTAACACTTTTCACGATGTATCAACTTGTAAAATGTGTGAGCCAGCCTGAACTAGCTGAGACAGGCTTAACATTTTCCTAAGCCTAGGTAACATGATCATTAATGTCCTTTGCTTTCAGCCTCACAACACTATCTACTACACTTTGGTCATCATCTCATGGATCAATACATTtacccactcccccccccccctttttttggccacacgcatgacatgaggaagttcctgggccagaaatcacacctgtgccacagcagtgacccaagccactacagtgataacactggatccttaacctgctgatccacaagagaactcccttttcCTTAGCTTCATCACATACTATAGATGTTAATTTAGCACTTTCTAGAGCAGTCTCATGTACTAACTGGCaaacttcctcttctttttctaggtaTACTGCCTTTTTGACTCATTAATATTGAACTCACTGCCAACAGCACTGCAACTCATTCTTGAACAAAGCTTATTTAACATGTATTTTCTCCTATACCACATCAGATTTCTTGCACTTAGAACACTAGGCAGCACATCAACACTACACCTGGGGACAACtataaacagcaaaaataaccattaaaaaccacaaaaaaatgcaaaaaaaaaagacgctaAGTAGACCTCAAAAAGAATACTTGTTTACAATACAAGGGCTGAAAAGAAGAAAGCCTAGTTCAACCTCGGCTGGGAACACATGCATCACGCAACTTATTTTTTGCTGCTCTGTGCATATCCACAAATGACCATGAAAGCAGTGAGTATGACTCTGGGGGtacaaacaaattttaatgaGTAAACAAATTTGCAAATATGGAATCTGCAAATAATAAGGATCAACTGTACATGCATAATTTAACCCTGCCCATAAATTTAACCACACCCCCTGATTTTACCCTGCCTAATCGGGTTCAGCTCTAACCCCTGATTCTGTCCACAACCCACCCAGTACCTCTGGTAATAGGTGTCTGAGCGTCCGCAGGTGGCACCTGACTTTCGAAAGACCTCACGGCGCTTccagccagggcccagggccggGCAGTCCAGCCAGTCCTCAGCCATGGGGGCCACAGGAAGGAACAGCGGCCTGCAACATGGAGGGGGCAgtgggagaaactgaggctctaggAAGGGACATGTTGTGCCCCAGGACACACAAATGTGTGGTGGCATCAATTAATGCTTGTTTAAAACCTAAGACCTGTCACAAGCAACTGGACAATATAAGGAAGAGAAAACCCCCCATCGCCACTCCATTCTTTCCTGTCCTGGGcccagcagcttgggtcattcaTCCCCCTTTTTGATCTGGTAGCCCCATCCTCAACTCAAGGGTCCCTACCCTCAATGCATTCCTCACTCTCAGGGTCCTAatccccatccctccccatccTCAGCCTGAGAGACCTCATTCCTCCCATTCTCAGTCCAAGAGGCCCCCACAGGACTCCTCCTCAGACTAAAGTCCCAGTACTCTACCTCAGTGTCCTGACTTCCCATTTATTCCCTTCCTTGACCCAAGAGTCACTAATTTCTCTCTTGCAATCTTTTATCcttcccattccttccctctATGCTGTCCTCTTATCCTGCTGCCTTGGTGTTATTGCCTCAATTTCTTCTGTGTCCTATGCCAGAGAGTCCCCCAAATTCTCCACATTTTTGACCTGAATAACCCTTCATTCCTTCTGTTCCTCAAACTGAAAGACTTCCCCACCTTATTTTCCCTTTGTCAGTGTTCTGAGACTCAAGTCCTTCCCAAGCCCCCAAACCTCCCTATTTCCATCTTCCAAAGCTAAAAAGTTCCCTTCAGCGTCCTCATCCTCTATTCCTCTCATCAGCCTGAGAAACCCTGATTTCTCCCTTCAGCATTCTGAactccccacccctcttcctcttggTCCAGGATCATGCCATCCCTAACTGTCAGTGTTCTGACCCCCTATCTCTCATCATCCTCTATAGGAGGACCCCGTCCCTCCCTTTCAGCATTCCAAAGCCCCATTTTCCCTCGTTATTAGCCTGAAGAtccctcttttctccccttcagCTTCTAAAcccccatttctctttccttaacCTGAGAGGCCCCGATATGTCCCGCTCAGCGTTCGGATCCTCCCCTTTTCCTCTACGTCCTCGTCCAAGATCCGACACTTCCACCTGTCAGCCTACTGAGCCCCATTCCTCCCCGTCCTTCGCCTAAATCTCCCCATTACTCCCTTTCAATATTCCGACGCCGCCATTCCTCCTACACATCGGCCTGAGGGCCCTTCACTGCTCTCCATCAGCGTTCTGAGCCTCAATTCTTCCCCATTCCCCGCCTGAGCGATCTTCATTTCCACCCCCACCACTGTCTCACCAGCTCGGCTCCCGGCCGGTACCTTCCGCCGCTCTAGGTTCGCGGACCCATGACGAGGGCCCCGGTTTTGACTCCCGCCCCGTCcagcttcccttcttccttctccgcAGCCGCTTCCTCCGAAGCGGTAGCTGTCGCCGCCGCGACCGTTCGTTGCTCCAGGAACCGGAAATCCGCTGCCCATATCTCGGGCTCCGCCCCCCCTGGCGGGACGCCTGCGCGCTAATGCCCTCTGGCGCTGGCCCTTCTCTGGGATGCCTCTGCGCCTGCGTGTTGAGTCCTAGCGTAGCGCGCGCCTATTTTAAGGGGACCTGCTGCGCTTGCGTACTGGCATCTATCCCCAGCTCCCGCCTCTTCCGAGACCTGCTAGGCATGCGCACCTGCTTTGCCCTACTTTGCACGACTCATTTTCGCTTGctctctccagccccagcccaaaAGGACAAGGAAGATTGGGGTTGGTCTTGCCGTCTGTTTTGCTGGCGGCCTCCAACTGGAGTAATGGGAGGGAGCGGAGGAGAAGGCCGGGATTGATCCGGAGCTCTCTTCTCCCACCTGTTGCCTCTGTCGCGTTTGTTCTCTCAAGTTCCTCCtgtcaaggaaaaaataatcaatagtcgatctaaaggagaaatagaatttcttttttttttttttttggtctttttgctatttcttgggccgctcccgcggcatatggaggttcccaggctaggggttgaatcggagccgtagccaccaacctatgccagagccacagcaacgcggaatccgagctgcgtctgcaacctacaccacagctcacggcaatgccggatctttaacccactgagcaagggcagggatcgaacccgcaacctcatggttcctagttggattcgttaaccactgcgccacgacgggaattccgagaaatagaaaattttatttgagccaacctGAGAATTATAAACCAGGAGATAGTCTTTCAGAATACTCCGAGACCTATTACGCCTATTAGAAGTCGAAGACaccgggtttttttgtttgtttgtttttggtctttttgccattttcttgggccgcttctgtgggatatggaggttcccaggctaggggtggattcggagctgtagccgctggcctatgccagagccacagcaacgcgggatccgagcctcatctgcaacctacaccacagatcacagctatgcgggatccttaacccactaagcaaggccagggatcgaacctacaacctcatggttcctagtcggattcgttaaccactgcaccatggcatgggaactcccgaatacaccgtttatgtatatatacacatatatatttgagaCAAAGGATGAAAAATCAGAATgaccaggagtttccgtcgtggtgcagtggttaatgaatctgactagaaaccatgaggttgtgggttcgatccctggccttgctcagtgggttaaggatccggcgtttttctggctgtggcgtatgtaggccagcagctacagctccgattcgacccctagcctgggaacctccatatgccacgggagcagccctttctagggcaaaaagaccaaaaaaaaaaaaaaaaaaaatcagaatgaccAGCACCTTACATAAAGCGAAGGTACTGTGGCTGAACCACATTGACTCCGTTTTTTTCAGCTCCATTGCAAACTCACAGTCCTAACCCCTCCCCTTTCTGCATGACTGAGCTCTAGCCTACTCACAAGGaatgtgccacagccacagaagttcCCTGACCAACTTCTACACTTGCCTTCATCTGATATGAAAATTGGAAGTCCACGTGTTGCTGACGCAGATGGTTAATGATCTGTGAGTAATAATGCTCATAAGACCcctgaggggaggaaaaaaactcAGTTCTGAGCATGAACGTTCTTCTCCTTTCGTAGGGAAACTGAAAGCTAACTTGAGTAGGCCCACCAAATCTAACCTGCCTTGCTTGCTTTTAGTTCCTTGCtgttagcagatttttttttttttttttttgtggtcgcACCAATga
The nucleotide sequence above comes from Phacochoerus africanus isolate WHEZ1 chromosome 2, ROS_Pafr_v1, whole genome shotgun sequence. Encoded proteins:
- the MBD1 gene encoding methyl-CpG-binding domain protein 1 isoform X41, with protein sequence MAEDWLDCPALGPGWKRREVFRKSGATCGRSDTYYQSPTGDRIRSKVELTRYLGPACDLSLFDFKQGILCYPAPKAHSLAVPSRKRKKPSKPAKARKRQVGPQKSEVRKETPRDETKADANPAPASLPAPGCCENCGISFSGDGTRRQRLKTLCKDCRAQRIAFNREQRMFKRVGCGECTACQVTEDCGACSTCLLQLPHDVASGLFCKCEQRRCLRIVERSRGCGVCRGCQTREDCGRCRVCLRPPRPGLRRQWKCVQRRCLRGKHGRRRGGCDSKVAPRRRSRAQPLPPLLPSQPPESPELQPYTNRRQNRKCGACTACLRRMDCGHCDFCCDKPKFGGSNQKRQKCRWRQCLQFAMKRLLPSVWAGSEDGSEPPPPYPRRKRPGSARRPRLGQTLKPPLATPTARRDHTQTSMKQETGGGFVLPPPGTDLVFLREGASSPVQVPGPAPASTEALLQEAQCPGLSWVVALPQVKQEKADAQEDWTPGTAILTSPVLLPGCPSKTVDPGLPAVKQEPPDPEEDKEENKDDSASDLAPEEEAGGAGTPVITEIFSLGGTRLRDTAVWLPRTGNREGKKDVKCGRPRTHWRP
- the MBD1 gene encoding methyl-CpG-binding domain protein 1 isoform X49 yields the protein MAEDWLDCPALGPGWKRREVFRKSGATCGRSDTYYQSPTGDRIRSKVELTRYLGPACDLSLFDFKQGILCYPAPKAHSLAVPSRKRKKPSKPAKARKRQVGPQKSEVRKETPRDETKADANPAPASLPAPGCCENCGISFSGDGTRRQRLKTLCKDCRAQRIAFNREQRMFKRVGCGECTACQVTEDCGACSTCLLQLPHDVASGLFCKCEQRRCLRIVERSRGCGVCRGCQTREDCGRCRVCLRPPRPGLRRQWKCVQRRCLRGKHGRRRGGCDSKVAPRRRSRAQPLPPLLPSQPPESPELQPYTNRRQNRKCGACTACLRRMDCGHCDFCCDKPKFGGSNQKRQKCRWRQCLQFAMKRLLPSVWAGSEDGSEPPPPYPRRKRPGSARRPRLGQTLKPPLATPTARRDHTQTSMKQETGGGFVLPPPGTDLVFLREGASSPVQVPGPAPASTEALLQTVDPGLPAVKQEPPDPEEDKEENKDDSASDLAPEEEAGGAGTPVITEIFSLGGTRLRDTAVWLPRSKDLKKPGARKQ
- the MBD1 gene encoding methyl-CpG-binding domain protein 1 isoform X9, coding for MFKRVGCGECTACQVTEDCGACSTCLLQLPHDVASGLFCKCEQRRCLRIVERSRGCGVCRGCQTREDCGRCRVCLRPPRPGLRRQWKCVQRRCLRHLAHRLRRHHQRCQRRPSLAVAPPAGKHGRRRGGCDSKVAPRRRSRAQPLPPLLPSQPPESPELHPRTLAPSPRAEFIYYCVDEDELQPYTNRRQNRKCGACTACLRRMDCGHCDFCCDKPKFGGSNQKRQKCRWRQCLQFAMKRLLPSVWAGSEDGSEPPPPYPRRKRPGSARRPRLGQTLKPPLATPTARRDHTQTSMKQETGGGFVLPPPGTDLVFLREGASSPVQVPGPAPASTEALLQEAQCPGLSWVVALPQVKQEKADAQEDWTPGTAILTSPVLLPGCPSKTVDPGLPAVKQEPPDPEEDKEENKDDSASDLAPEEEAGGAGTPVITEIFSLGGTRLRDTAVWLPRTGNREGKKDVKCGRPRTHWRP